In Chloroflexota bacterium, the sequence ACTGCCGGACTGTGCGAGGAGACGGCCCGCTACGCCGTTTACCGCTGGTGGATCAGGTCGGCGCGAACGTGGCGCGAGGCGCTGATGTTCGGGGCCGGGCATGGCGGCATCGAGGCCATTCTCCTCGGCGTGCTGGCCGGCATCGCCTTTGTGCAGTTGGCCGCCTTGCGAGACACCGACTTGACCACTCTGCCGCTCACTGCCGAACAACTGGCCGCTCTGCAAAAGCAACTTGCCGATTACTGGGCCGCGCCCTGGTATTTTGGTTTGCTGGGCGCAGTCGAACGGGCTTTGGCGTTGTGCCTGCATCTCTCGCTGGCGGTGATGGTTTTGCAGGTGTTCAGGCGCAAGCAGGTTTGGTGGCTTGGAGCGGCGATTCTGTGGCATGCTACCGTGGATGCGGTTGTACTGTATGTGTTTACGCTCTGGGGCGCGTACTGGTCGGAGGCAGTTCTGGCCGGTTTGGCCGCCGTGAGTTTGGGCATCGTGCTTGCCCTGCGGTCGTCGGAGGAGGCTCCTTTGCAGGAGCCGGTTTCCACAGCAGTGACGGTCGCCCCGGCGCCGGTCGTGGTTGCCCGTGCGGAGTCTGATCTCGAAGAGAAGTTGCGCGAGTCTCAGTTCATCAAATAGGACATCAACATGATTCAAACCGAAGGATTGACCAAGCGTTTTCCGGCCCCCAAAAACGGCCAGCCGATTACGGCAGTTGAGGGGCTTGACCTGACGGTGCAGGAAGGCGAGGTGTTTGGCTTTCTGGGGCCGAACGGGGCCGGGAAGACGACGACGGTGCGGATGCTCACCAGCCTGATTGGGCCGACGAGTGGCCGGGCCATTATCAACGGGCTGGAGGTGGGCAAGGACGACGGAGCCATTCGCCAGTGCGTTGGAATCCTGACCGAGACCCCCGGCATGTACGACCGTTTGAGCGCCGAGAAGAATCTGACAATTTTCGCCAACCTGTACGGGGTGAAGGACGTGGCCGGGCAGACGCAAAAATACCTGCGGATGCTGGGGCTGTGGGAGCGGCGGCACGACGAGGCCGGGAGTTTCTCCAAAGGGATGCGGCAGAAGCTGGCCATTGCCCGCGCCCTGTTGCACGAGCCAAAGCTGGTGTTCCTGGACGAGCCGACCAGCGGCCTGGACCCGGAGGCGGCCAAGCTGGTGCGCGACTTTATTGCCGAGTTGAAGGCTGAGGGGCGGACGATTTTCATGTGCACCCACAACCTGGACGAGGCTGAGCGGCTGTGCGGGCGGATCGGCATCTTC encodes:
- a CDS encoding YhfC family intramembrane metalloprotease, giving the protein TAGLCEETARYAVYRWWIRSARTWREALMFGAGHGGIEAILLGVLAGIAFVQLAALRDTDLTTLPLTAEQLAALQKQLADYWAAPWYFGLLGAVERALALCLHLSLAVMVLQVFRRKQVWWLGAAILWHATVDAVVLYVFTLWGAYWSEAVLAGLAAVSLGIVLALRSSEEAPLQEPVSTAVTVAPAPVVVARAESDLEEKLRESQFIK
- a CDS encoding ABC transporter ATP-binding protein — encoded protein: MIQTEGLTKRFPAPKNGQPITAVEGLDLTVQEGEVFGFLGPNGAGKTTTVRMLTSLIGPTSGRAIINGLEVGKDDGAIRQCVGILTETPGMYDRLSAEKNLTIFANLYGVKDVAGQTQKYLRMLGLWERRHDEAGSFSKGMRQKLAIARALLHEPKLVFLDEPTSGLDPEAAKLVRDFIAELKAEGRTIFMCTHNLDEAERLCGRIGIFKTRLITVDSPANLRQRLFGRRVVFHMKRLEPGWVEAVRGLPFVKEAQAVDARLVVGLDSPEEHNPIIIRQLVEAGAEVQFVGELRHSLEDIYLQFIRNDER